GCCAGCCCGGGGCGGGCAGGGCGAGGGTGGAGTCGGCGGTGTCGACGGGGCCGGGTTCCTCGGTGGCCGTCCACACGGGGTGGGTCCCGGGCAGGAGGAGGCCGAGGAAGGCCTTGCTGGCCCAGTACGGGGAGGCGGGGCCCGAGTAGCGCTGGGTGACGGGGAGGAAGGGCCGGTACCAGCCGAGGCTGAGCAGACCGTGTTCGTCGGGCGCGCCCCGCTCGGCGAAGTGCTTCAGGGTGCCGGAGGCCAGCCGCCGGGTGCGGCCGGGCGGCAGCGGGGTGGCGTCCGCGAGGGCGCCGGCCCACAGGGGGGCGGCCGCGGCGAAACGGTAGGTGAGGGAGCGGCCCTGGTGGACGGGGGCGCCGTCGGAACCGAAGAAGTACTGGTGGGCGGCGAGGAACTCCCGCAGTCGGGCCCGGTGCCGGGCGACGGTGCCGACGTCCGCACGGGGGCCGGCGATCCGCGCCCACAGCACCGGGTACAGGTGCAGCGCCCAGGCGTTGTAGTAGTCGAACTTCTTGCCGTCGCCGTCCGTGTACCAGCCCCCGCCCCGGTACCAGTCGTCCAGCCTGGCGAGCCCGGCGTCGATCTCGCCACGACTATGGGGGGCGCCGACGGAGGCGAGGAACTCCTCCGTGATGACCTGGAAGAGCCGCCAGTTGGAGTCATTGGCGACGGCCCCGACGAAGTGGCCCAGCCACTCGGTGACTTGACCTCGTACGGTGTCATCCAGTTGATCCCAGAGCCAGGGCCGCGACTCGTGCAGCGCGATGGCGATCGAGGCCGCCTCGACCATCGGCTGCCCCCGGTCGGTGATGGGCGGCCACCGCTCCTCACCGTACGGATCGGTACCGGCGGCCAGCCCTGCCGCGTACCGCTCGACGAGGGCGGGGTCGACCCGACCCTCGGCACCCGCGATACGGAACGCGGCGAGCAGAAAGGACCGGGCGAACCCTTCGAGCCCGTCGGACCAAGGGCCGGAGTGGCTGGGAGGCCCGGGGAGCCGGTACTGGGCGTAGTTCGGAGAGGCGTAAGGGAGCAGGCCCCCGAGAAGCCGGTCGGCGAGAGCTTCCCAGTGGACGCGGGTCCAGCCGGTGAGGGGCGAGGTCTCCAGGTCCTGGGGTGGAAGGTCGGGAAGATGCGTCGGGTCGTCAGGGGGCGACACATACGGCGCGGTCATACGGGACTGAGCCCTCCGGTTCTGTTCAAGGGGCGGTCGGTCAACGTACCTAGGGGCGCGGGGAACTGCGCGACCAGCCACGACGCACCGGCAGCCTCACGACGGCCGATCCAGCGGTGCGACACTGCCGCGAACGACGATGTGCGTGCCCAGCAGATGGTGGCTCCCGGCCGCACTGTTCGGATCCCGCAGGGCGATCCGCACGGCAGCCCGCCCCAGTTCCTCGGCAGGCGTACGGACAGTGGTCAGCGGCGGATTGAAGTCCTCGGCGAGCGGGATGTCGTTGTAACCCACGACGGAAACGTCATCCGGCACCCTCAGCCCCGCATCCGCTATCGCGCGGAGCGCCCCCGCCGCGACCATGTCGTCACCGGCCACCACCGCGGTGAACTCCCGCGTCTCCTTGAGCAGTTCGGTCATCGCCCGCAACCCGGCCGCCCGCCCGAGCCCGCAGTCGACGACACGCGCGTCCTCAACAGGCAACCCATGCTCGGCAAGCGCCGCACGGTAACCGGCGACACGAGCGTCCAGAGCCGTGTTCCCGGGGAGCCCGCCGAGGAAGACGATCCGCCGATGCCCCGCCGACAGCAGGTACCCCGTGATCGCCCGCGCCCCCGCCTCGTTGTCGAACTCCACGACCAGCGCCGGGATCTCCGGGTCCGGCGCCGGACGCCCGCACAGCACGAGCCGCGCCCCCGACGAGTCCAGCGCCTGCGCGTAGTGAGCCACCCGCGACCGGTACGCGTCGTCCTCGACCACGCCGCCCACCAGGATCACCAGCCGCGCCCCCTCCTCCCGCATGAGCTGCACGAACTCCATCTCCCGCTGCGGATCCCCGCCGGTGGCGCCCACGACGCACAGCCAGCCCCGGTCGGCGGCCTCGGCCTCGACGCCCTCGGCGACCTGGGCGTAGAAGGGGCTGGTGACCTGCCGGACGACGACCGCGGCCATCTTCCGGCCGCCTCCGACCAGTGCCCGGGCGTGCGCGTTGGCGACGTAGTCGAGGTCACGCGCGGCACGCAGCACGCGGGCCCGGGTCGCGGGGGGCACGGGATGGTTCCCGGTGAGCGCGCGCGACGCCGTCGCCGTCGAGACACCCGCCCGCTCGGCGACCTCGCGGATCGTGACCCGTCCCTTGCCTGTCATACCGTTCCCCATCCCCCGCGCCTCGCGCTCCACCGGCGAAGCGTCACGTGTTGGCCGCATAGTCCTTCGCGAACTCCTCGGCCATTCTGTCGCCGCCCCGCGATCGCCACTTCTTCACGGCCGCGTCCCACTCCGACAGCGGGATCCGTCCGGCGACGATCCCGGTGACCGTGTCGTCGAGCATCGCCTTGAGTGTGGTCCCCTGAGCGTTCTTCGTGCGGGACTGGAGTCCGTACGAGGCGTTGCGGACGGCGTGCGGCACCGTCTGCTGCTGCCAGGCGTGCAGGGCCCGTACGGCGTCCGGCATCCCCGGTACGAACAGGACCTGCGGGCCCTCGGCGAGGTACTTCAGCGGCAGGTTGGTGTTGTTCTCGACCTCGCCGAGCTTGGTGGGCTGCGGGGAGCCGTCCTTGCCGCGGGTGAAGTGGGTGCCCTCGACGCCGTAGTGGACGAGCTCCCACTCCTTGCTGCCGAAGGGGGCGGCGAGGTAGTCGAGGATGCGCAGGAGCAGCTCGACGCGTTCCTTCTTCGCCTTCTTCAGGACGGTGTAGCCGAAGGAGCGGCGGGCGGCGACGATGCCGCCGGGGGTGCCGTCGACGCTGTACGGGAGGGCGGCGGCCGGGGTCAACTTGCCCTGCGTCTCGCGGTACTTGGGGAGGTAGGCGCCGAAGCCGTCCTGCATGGAGCCGACGGTGCCGTTGTAGAAGAGGGTCGTCAGGTCGATCTGGGAGATGGAGGTCGCGTCCGGGTGGTACGCGCCGCCCTTGCGCAGTCCGGCCTGGAAGGCGATCGCGGCCTTGAAGCGCTCGTCGGCCCAACCCGGCCGGAAGGCACCGGACTTGGTGACGGCCCACTCCTGGGGCGCGTTGTGCGCGGCGGAGT
Above is a window of Streptomyces sp. NBC_00490 DNA encoding:
- a CDS encoding LacI family DNA-binding transcriptional regulator, producing the protein MTGKGRVTIREVAERAGVSTATASRALTGNHPVPPATRARVLRAARDLDYVANAHARALVGGGRKMAAVVVRQVTSPFYAQVAEGVEAEAADRGWLCVVGATGGDPQREMEFVQLMREEGARLVILVGGVVEDDAYRSRVAHYAQALDSSGARLVLCGRPAPDPEIPALVVEFDNEAGARAITGYLLSAGHRRIVFLGGLPGNTALDARVAGYRAALAEHGLPVEDARVVDCGLGRAAGLRAMTELLKETREFTAVVAGDDMVAAGALRAIADAGLRVPDDVSVVGYNDIPLAEDFNPPLTTVRTPAEELGRAAVRIALRDPNSAAGSHHLLGTHIVVRGSVAPLDRPS
- a CDS encoding DUF2264 domain-containing protein produces the protein MTAPYVSPPDDPTHLPDLPPQDLETSPLTGWTRVHWEALADRLLGGLLPYASPNYAQYRLPGPPSHSGPWSDGLEGFARSFLLAAFRIAGAEGRVDPALVERYAAGLAAGTDPYGEERWPPITDRGQPMVEAASIAIALHESRPWLWDQLDDTVRGQVTEWLGHFVGAVANDSNWRLFQVITEEFLASVGAPHSRGEIDAGLARLDDWYRGGGWYTDGDGKKFDYYNAWALHLYPVLWARIAGPRADVGTVARHRARLREFLAAHQYFFGSDGAPVHQGRSLTYRFAAAAPLWAGALADATPLPPGRTRRLASGTLKHFAERGAPDEHGLLSLGWYRPFLPVTQRYSGPASPYWASKAFLGLLLPGTHPVWTATEEPGPVDTADSTLALPAPGWLLHSTAADGIVRLVNHGSDRLPPPPATDGDSPHYAKLAYSSATAPDTPTGPDNHIALLGPDGTPSERGRIHPLGVESRRAASRQTAGIETVSVVHGPWEVRVHRVPGNSRVREGGWAVADDTAAPHAQTGPGRALARRTDGLTSALVALYGWGDAEGTVVRTLDANAYGRHSATPVLEGTGPLLVTLVVLTKGDARTTGASAAVDDEGAVDIRFPDGTRERVSTSPGPSPDPAPGGTS
- a CDS encoding sugar ABC transporter substrate-binding protein yields the protein MPRMSRRTLLGSMAAVAVPGVLTACSTGSGDSDVSNAGKKLAPWPSYRPATGPKPDLAPTDAGVQAGYTAYPAELVKSVARTPGDGSTVKVMSVSFGTPPKPASANRFWAAVEKALGVKIEYTIISQADYQKKMATVMAGDPDSLPDIINMFSGFVLPREAEFVQRRAEDLTPFLSGAAVADYPNLANIPTHAWRDMGRIGGRVYGIPLERPLPGSTLWLNQGMFTDAGMTEGWTSQDFAAVAKKATSGRTYALGAAQGSLFGNAVHSAAHNAPQEWAVTKSGAFRPGWADERFKAAIAFQAGLRKGGAYHPDATSISQIDLTTLFYNGTVGSMQDGFGAYLPKYRETQGKLTPAAALPYSVDGTPGGIVAARRSFGYTVLKKAKKERVELLLRILDYLAAPFGSKEWELVHYGVEGTHFTRGKDGSPQPTKLGEVENNTNLPLKYLAEGPQVLFVPGMPDAVRALHAWQQQTVPHAVRNASYGLQSRTKNAQGTTLKAMLDDTVTGIVAGRIPLSEWDAAVKKWRSRGGDRMAEEFAKDYAANT